The Xylanibacillus composti genome segment GGCTTGTTGGCGAATATGATGCAGTCATCCTGGACCTGCCCTACAATCTGCTGTCCAAGCAGTCCGAACAGGAGCTCGCGCAAATGCTGAAGGCGGCGCGGCGGCTTGCGCCTCGTGCCGTCATCGTTTCCATCGGACGCATCGAAGAAGCATTGGACGAGGCGGGCTGGCATACACTCGATCAGAGTGTATGGAAAAAATCTTCCTTTGTCAGACACATATGGGTATGCGAGCGCTTCCGCCACGATGAACCGGGAGCTGCCGGCACATGAGCATATCCATAGCGGTAGGCGCGTCGGACGTCTTGGCGGAAATAGCGGGGAACGACATCCCGATGGGCGCAGCGATTGCGTATGGCGTGACCATCCTGCTCCTGATTTCGGGACTGTTGTCCATTGTCGGATATACAGTATGGAATGGCATTTCGCCGATGCCGTCCTCGAAGGCTGCCCGCGTCGCTGTGGCAGGAGAGGTGGATCGGCTCATACGCGCTGGCGCACTGAGCGAAGGGGATGTGATTGTGGACGCCGGATCGGGCTGGGGACACTTGGCCTTCTATCTGGCCCGGCGCTTTCCGCAGCTTTCTGTCGTTGGGGTGGAGAACTCGCTTCTCCCTCTGGCTGTGTCGCGCCTTGCGCGCGGCCTGACTGTCAGCACGAATGTGGCGTTCCGGAGAGGCGATTTGTATCAGCAGGACTATACGGAAGCGAAGCTGGTGGTCTGCTATCTGTATCCGGGCGCGATGGATCGCATGCGGCGCACGATCCATGCCGCCCGAGTTGGAACCGGAGCGAGAGAATGCTTGCTCATCAGCGTGGGCTTTGCGTTTCGGGGCGTTCCTGCCGAGCGTACAACAGCTTGCCGGGATATGTACCGGACGCCAATATACCTGTACCGCTTGATCGCAATGGCCGGAATGGAGCAGGAAAACAAATCCAATCCCTGTTAAGTTGGTCATGAAAGAGATAGGAGTTTGCAGCGTGTTCAGGTATAATAGGAAAAAAAGGGGAGAGGAGATCGAACTTGTCATGCGGATATGGATGGAGGCCCTTCACCGTTCGCACAAACGAAGTGCGCTGGGGGTTTGGCTGCTTGTGGCCGTTGCCTTGTCAAGCTGCGGCAATCAGACACCATCTGCTTCTACAACACCGGTGGAGCCCTTCTGGCAATCGGCCGATTCGGCTCAAGATGTTTTGGATAAAGAGGAGCTTGCCCGTATCGAGGAGGCCATCGCCCAGTTTGGGGGTAAAATCAACAGCGTGCTGATGATGCGGAACGGCCAGCTGATCTACGAACAATACTTTCATCAGACAAGCGCCGATACCCCGTATCGGGTCTATTCCGTATCCAAAAGCATCCTCTCTGCGCTTGTCGGCATTGCCATACAGGAAGGCTATTTGTCCGGAACCGATCAGCGCATTGCGGAATTGCTGCCCAAGCGGTTCGAAGGGCGAAGCGAGCCGGAATTGAAGCAGCTGACAGTTGAGCATCTGCTGACGATGACCGGCGGCTTGCAAGCGATCGATCCGATCATCAGCGAGTGGTACAGGAGCCGAAGCTGGGTCGATTTCGTACTGGACCAGCCGGTGCTGGCCGAACCGGGGACGCGCTTCGACTACAACACCGGCTTGACACATCTTCTCTCCGCTGTGCTGACGGAAGCGGCAGGCGTTTCGACGAAGGAGCTGGCTGACAGACATTTATTCGGCCCGATGCAAATTGAAAATTATGTTTGGGAAAAGGACGCAGAAGGCTATTACGTTGGGGGAACAGCCCTGTCCATGACGACACGCGATATGGCGAAGTTCGGTTACTTGTACCTGAACCGGGGTCGATGGGAAGGCGAGCCGCTTATTCCGGAGGAATGGATTGAGCAATCTCTCACCCCTCGTCCTGCATCGCCGGATTATGGATATCTGTTTTGGCTGGAGGAGCTGGAGGACAGCTCCGAACGTAAACTGCAAACATATGAAGCCAACGGCTATGGCGGCCAGCATATTCGAATCGTCCCTGCGCTTGGGGCCGTGATCGTCGTTACGTCCAATCCTAGTGTGTCGCCAGCTAATGCCGACCGCTTGATTGACGAATATCTTGTGCCGGCATTGGCCGAACATCCGCCGAAAGTTCTTAAGCCGGTGCGCAGGCTGGCGCAATGGCCAGCGCCGCAGATGATAACAGCCTGGGCAGATCGGTGGCTCTGACAGACTGAAAGCTTCCCCATTAGGCTATCCTAATCGGAGACAGAAGGAAAGGAGCGATTCCAATGGCAAGGAACGACGAGGAGCAGCATTCCCGATCCAAGCAAGCCGACGTGGAGCAAGAACTGTTCGAGCGTCTCACAGCCGGCGAAATGGAGGAACGGAACAAGGAAGAGCAGGCGACTGCCATTCTTCCTCCCAAGTATGAGGTGCGGATTCAAGCGGACTGCGAGCCGGTAGCGGAGGAAACCAAGCTGTACCGAACGATGGCGCGAGAGCTGGATGACCGTTATGATAAATATATGAAGGAAGATGCTCCATCTCCGTCATCCAGGCAGCCGGGCAAGTCCGAATAATAGACAAGCCCTTTCCTTCGTTGATTCGCGGGAAGGGGCTTTTTATCCTTAAGAGGAGCGCGAGTTTATGCAACCGGTTCGAGTGTGACGGCATGGGAGAGGGAAAGAGGTGAAGAGCGGTGGCGAAGAAAAAGAAGCAGCGCCCGGGGTCCGGTTCACCTTCTGGTCGGCCGCAGCAGCCTGGAACTGATGCGCAAGCGACCTTGAAGGAACGGCTGTCCGGGGAAGTGCTTGACAAGCTAAAGCTGCAGGCACAGGAATGGAAAAAGGAAGAAGCGGCCCGCAAGGAGCAGGAAAGGCAGCGCAAGGAAGAGGAGCGGCGGGCTGAGCAAGAGCGGTTGGAAAATGATTTTGCCTACTTGCTGAACAACAGCAATGCGGATTGGCGCAAGTTTAAATAGGGTGACTGCATGGAGCAAGGCACGTTCCTCCAAGTGACGAAAGTCCGAACAGTTACCCCGTTGTTACTTAGTGAAGCGGAGGTAAGTTCTTTTGATCGATCGTCCGGAAAGGTATAATGGAAGGGTATAGAAAAAGTTGGGAGGAACGTATGCGATGAGCGTTATGCCACTTGAAAAAAGAGGGATCGCCACAAGCCGTCTTGTGATGGGCAATATGCCGTTCGGCGGCGCCTGGAATCATGATCCCGTCACCAAGGAACAGGTGCTGGAAGCGGAGAAGGCGGTAGATGCCGCGCTTTCGATCGGCATTACGATGTATGATCATGCGGATATTTATACCCGCGGCAAGGCGGAGCAAATTTTCGGCCAAATCCTTAAAGCAAGGCCTGGATTGCGTGAGCAGATCGTGCTGCAATCCAAGGTAGGCATTGTCCTAAGCGAAGGCAAAGTGCCGGGGCACTTCAATTTTTCCAAGGAGCATATTTTGAAAAATGTTGATGGCACGCTGGAGCGGCTGGGCATTGACTATCTCGACGTGCTGCTGCTGCATCGTCCCGATCCGTTGATGGAACCGGAAGAAGTCGCCGAGGCATTGGCCAAGCTGAAAGCGGCGGGCAAGGTGCGGTATTTTGGCGTTTCGAACATGAACGTTGCCCAGATCGAATTTCTGCAGCAGGCTATTCCGGACCAGTTGTGCGTCAATCAGCTGGAAATGGGACTCGGTCGAGTAGATTTCGTTAATCAGGACGTATTTGTCAATCAGACAAAAGGGGTTCAGACGCACTTCTCCCCGGGACTGATGGAATACTCCCGCATGAAAAATATTCAGCTTCAGGCTTGGGGTCCGCTCGCGCAAGGAAGATTTTCGGGCAGAGCGCTGGACAATGAGCCGGAGCACATTCAGCAGACGGCGGAGCTGGTGAAGCAAATGGCACAGGATAAAGATACAACGGCCGAAGCCATTGTGCTTGGCTGGCTGATGAAGCATCCGGCGAAGATTCAACCGGTTATCGGCTCCACGAAGGCGGAACGCATATTGGCTTGCAAGGATGCGGAGCGCCAAGCGGAGCTGATGACGCGCGAGGAATGGTACACGCTTTACATGAGCGCGCGCGGCGAGAAGCTGTCTTAAGCAAATTTGTACAAGCACGGGAAGAAGCTGCTCGATTGCGGTATGAATCGAGCGGCTTCGTCATTTCTCATTGACTTCAACCTCCTATCATGTTAGAATGGGAACAAATATTCGCTAGGCGGTGGTTGGATGTCTGAACAGAAACTCAACCAGATCGAGCAGATGCTGAGTGATTTGATTCACAGTGTTGGAACATTGAAGGTGTTTTTTGAAGAAGAGAAGGAAGAGAACCAGCGCAGATTCGAGCAGATAGACAAGCGTTTTGAGCAAATTGATAAGCGTTTTGAGCAAATTGACAGGCGTTTTGAGCAAATTGACAAGCGTTTTGAGCAAATTGACAGACGTTTTGAGCATGTCGACAATCGCTTTGACGAGATGTTGGCAGAGTTGCGCGTCAATAAGGTCGAGCATGACTATATGGCTACCCGCTTGTTCCGTGCCGAGATGGAATTGGACAATCTGAAAGAGCAGCTAGCCAAGAAATAACGGTGCTCTTCTTCCTCAAGTACGCACATACTGAGCTTATGTTCTTTATACATGTCCTTGCACCTATGCAAGAAGAGAAGCTGTCCGATGGCGTATGCGCCCGGGCGGCTTCTTTTTGCTTTGATTGCCAAATCAGTATGGCAATTTCAAAATAGTTCCATGCGGGATGGGCTGCTGTTGGGATCGGCGGAGAGGGGGAGAAAGACGGCTAAATCGAAACGGCATTGGCAGGCGTGTGTTCGATTGATGCATACCACTTGGCCTGCATACGAAACATATGCGCATACTCCCCGTTGACGGAAAGCAGTTCTTCATGGGTGCCGCATTCCACAAGCCGCCCCTCCTTCATGACCAGGATCCGGTCCGCATATCGGCAGCTACCCAGACGGTGAGAGATGAAGATGGCCGTCTTGCCTTCCGCCAGTTCCAGGAATCGTTCGTAGACTGCTACCTCGGCCAAGGGATCGAGGGAGGCGGTCGGTTCGTCCAGCACGATGACGTCGGCATCTCGAATAAACGCCCGGCTGATGGCTATCTTTTGCCATTGTCCGTAGGAAAGATCTTGCCCGCCAAGGTAGAATGGGCCAATCTCGGTATCGTAGCCATTCCGAAGGGAACGGATAATCTCGTCAGCGCCGGATTTGGCGGCGGCTGCTCGAATGGCGTTCATGTCAGAGAGCTTGTCAATTTGCCCGATGGCAATGTTCTCTTTCGCTGTAAACGGATATTGGACAAAGTCCTGAAATACGGCGGTCACATGCTTGCGCAAATCGGTGCGGCTAATCTGCCGAATATCGATGCCATCATAGGCAATGTCCCCTTCATATTCGCTATATAACCCGAGCAGACACTTGACCAGACTTGTTTTGCCTGAGCCGTTGGCACCTACTATGGCTATTTTCTCTCCGGGCTGGATGTGGAAGGAAACCTGCTGCAAAGCAGGCGCCTGCTTGGTCGGATAATGGAGAGTCAATCCCGCAACCGTTATTTTCCCGTGACGGAAAGCGGAAGGGGGCATTGCAGCCGAATGTTCCTTTCTTTCATCCGGCTCGTCCAGGAACGATAATAGTGTGCTGGCAAAAAGAACATCTTCGTGTGCATTCGCAAGCCGGAAGGAGATGTCCTCGATCATTTTCTGTGTTTGAAGGACGGATTGCGTCAAGGCAACGTATTGGCCAATGGAGAGCCTGCCAAGATAGCCAATCCAAATCAACAAGGCGCTGATGCCCAGAACAATGACGCTTCCAAAACCTTCGAGCAAAAACAGCCAGCTTGCATTTTTCTTCTCCAGACGAAGCCTTTCCCGAGCATTGTCCTCAAATAGCTTGCTCCATTTATCCAGCAAGTAAGCCTGCAACTGGAATACGCGGATTTCTTTGGCTGCCTGACGGGAAATGAGCAGATTCAACAGATGGTCCAGCTTGCGCGCGTCCGGCGTCTGATGTAGCATCAGCTGGAAACGCATGCGGCTTAAAGCCGCATTTATCTTAGTGAAAGGATAAAGTATGAGGAGCATCCCCAATCCGAGTCCCCAATGCACGGCAAACAGAATAGCCACAAAGCTGATCAGGGTGATGGTATTTTTGCCGATATCGAACAGGCTGTCCGCCAGACGAACTGCGCGTTCGCCATGACCTTGTGATCGCTGCAAATCATCGTAAACGCGGGACGATTCATATTTCATCAAAGACAGGTTGGACGACTTCTCCATCATCAATCGGTCAACATGCAGCTTTGCCAGTTGAGAGATGCGCGAGAACTGGTAACTGTGGGCGGCATGGGCTCCTGCCTGCAGCAGGAACAAGAGCAGCTGCAGCAGCAAAGTATGAACAAGCGGGGAGGCTTGTTGTAGCTCGCCTGCAAAAAGCGATGCAGCCTGGTTGACGAGCCTCGTCGTCAAATACAGCTGCAGTACTGGGAGAAGCGATTGCACCGCTCTCAGCAGGAGCATGCCGACAAGGTCGGGCTTGGACCATGTCCAAAGATATTGCAGAATTCGCAGCAGGCAGCGAGTGAACGCTTTCACATCTAGTGTGTGTTCAGGTGTTGGTTTCATATATGATGGCTCCTTCCCATTAACCTGCTAGAGTGAGAAGAGGGCTCTGGCCAGAGCCCTCTCGTTCAGCTGTGTCTAGTTAGAGCATCTGATATCCATGTAGCAGCTGTAG includes the following:
- a CDS encoding aldo/keto reductase, whose amino-acid sequence is MSVMPLEKRGIATSRLVMGNMPFGGAWNHDPVTKEQVLEAEKAVDAALSIGITMYDHADIYTRGKAEQIFGQILKARPGLREQIVLQSKVGIVLSEGKVPGHFNFSKEHILKNVDGTLERLGIDYLDVLLLHRPDPLMEPEEVAEALAKLKAAGKVRYFGVSNMNVAQIEFLQQAIPDQLCVNQLEMGLGRVDFVNQDVFVNQTKGVQTHFSPGLMEYSRMKNIQLQAWGPLAQGRFSGRALDNEPEHIQQTAELVKQMAQDKDTTAEAIVLGWLMKHPAKIQPVIGSTKAERILACKDAERQAELMTREEWYTLYMSARGEKLS
- a CDS encoding YqkE family protein — translated: MAKKKKQRPGSGSPSGRPQQPGTDAQATLKERLSGEVLDKLKLQAQEWKKEEAARKEQERQRKEEERRAEQERLENDFAYLLNNSNADWRKFK
- a CDS encoding ABC transporter ATP-binding protein: MKPTPEHTLDVKAFTRCLLRILQYLWTWSKPDLVGMLLLRAVQSLLPVLQLYLTTRLVNQAASLFAGELQQASPLVHTLLLQLLLFLLQAGAHAAHSYQFSRISQLAKLHVDRLMMEKSSNLSLMKYESSRVYDDLQRSQGHGERAVRLADSLFDIGKNTITLISFVAILFAVHWGLGLGMLLILYPFTKINAALSRMRFQLMLHQTPDARKLDHLLNLLISRQAAKEIRVFQLQAYLLDKWSKLFEDNARERLRLEKKNASWLFLLEGFGSVIVLGISALLIWIGYLGRLSIGQYVALTQSVLQTQKMIEDISFRLANAHEDVLFASTLLSFLDEPDERKEHSAAMPPSAFRHGKITVAGLTLHYPTKQAPALQQVSFHIQPGEKIAIVGANGSGKTSLVKCLLGLYSEYEGDIAYDGIDIRQISRTDLRKHVTAVFQDFVQYPFTAKENIAIGQIDKLSDMNAIRAAAAKSGADEIIRSLRNGYDTEIGPFYLGGQDLSYGQWQKIAISRAFIRDADVIVLDEPTASLDPLAEVAVYERFLELAEGKTAIFISHRLGSCRYADRILVMKEGRLVECGTHEELLSVNGEYAHMFRMQAKWYASIEHTPANAVSI
- a CDS encoding SAM-dependent methyltransferase — translated: MSISIAVGASDVLAEIAGNDIPMGAAIAYGVTILLLISGLLSIVGYTVWNGISPMPSSKAARVAVAGEVDRLIRAGALSEGDVIVDAGSGWGHLAFYLARRFPQLSVVGVENSLLPLAVSRLARGLTVSTNVAFRRGDLYQQDYTEAKLVVCYLYPGAMDRMRRTIHAARVGTGARECLLISVGFAFRGVPAERTTACRDMYRTPIYLYRLIAMAGMEQENKSNPC
- a CDS encoding serine hydrolase domain-containing protein; amino-acid sequence: MRIWMEALHRSHKRSALGVWLLVAVALSSCGNQTPSASTTPVEPFWQSADSAQDVLDKEELARIEEAIAQFGGKINSVLMMRNGQLIYEQYFHQTSADTPYRVYSVSKSILSALVGIAIQEGYLSGTDQRIAELLPKRFEGRSEPELKQLTVEHLLTMTGGLQAIDPIISEWYRSRSWVDFVLDQPVLAEPGTRFDYNTGLTHLLSAVLTEAAGVSTKELADRHLFGPMQIENYVWEKDAEGYYVGGTALSMTTRDMAKFGYLYLNRGRWEGEPLIPEEWIEQSLTPRPASPDYGYLFWLEELEDSSERKLQTYEANGYGGQHIRIVPALGAVIVVTSNPSVSPANADRLIDEYLVPALAEHPPKVLKPVRRLAQWPAPQMITAWADRWL